A window of the Bacillus sp. A301a_S52 genome harbors these coding sequences:
- a CDS encoding thymidylate synthase, producing the protein MQAYLNLCKHILENGTKKEDRTGTGTISTFGYQMRFDLGKGFPVLTTKKLALRAIIHELLWFIKGETNIAYLKENNVRIWNEWADENGDLGPVYGKQWRSWPAPDGRTIDQLGDIIEQIKTNPDSRRLLVNAWNVADIDKMALAPCHCLFQFYVADGKLSCQLYQRSADVFLGVPFNIASYALLTLMVAQECGLEPGDFVHTFGDAHIYNNHVEQVKLQLTREPRPLPEMRLNPERKKIEDFTIDDFELVGYDPHPHIKGEVSV; encoded by the coding sequence ATGCAAGCTTACCTCAATCTTTGTAAGCATATTTTAGAGAATGGCACGAAAAAAGAGGACAGAACAGGTACAGGAACGATTAGTACATTCGGTTATCAAATGCGGTTCGATTTAGGAAAGGGATTTCCGGTCTTAACGACAAAAAAACTAGCCCTTAGAGCGATTATTCATGAACTTCTCTGGTTCATTAAAGGTGAAACAAATATTGCTTATTTAAAGGAAAATAATGTTAGGATATGGAATGAATGGGCTGATGAAAATGGCGATCTTGGCCCTGTATATGGTAAACAGTGGCGTTCATGGCCAGCACCAGATGGCCGTACGATTGATCAATTAGGAGATATTATTGAACAGATTAAAACGAACCCTGATTCGCGCAGATTGCTTGTCAATGCCTGGAACGTGGCAGATATTGATAAAATGGCGCTCGCTCCTTGTCATTGCTTATTCCAATTTTATGTAGCAGATGGGAAATTGTCCTGTCAATTGTATCAGCGGAGTGCGGATGTCTTTTTAGGTGTGCCGTTTAATATCGCATCATACGCACTATTAACATTAATGGTTGCCCAAGAATGTGGTCTAGAGCCAGGGGACTTTGTCCATACATTTGGAGATGCTCACATCTACAATAATCATGTTGAACAAGTAAAGCTCCAACTGACACGTGAACCTCGTCCTCTTCCTGAAATGAGATTAAATCCAGAACGGAAGAAGATTGAAGACTTCACAATAGACGATTTTGAACTAGTAGGCTATGATCCACATCCTCATATAAAAGGAGAAGTGTCAGTATGA
- a CDS encoding HD domain-containing protein, with protein sequence MKLMPLDKITHEARLAEPIYNEEGKTLLNRGMLLSENVVERLKEKGVTFVYIEDEVTADLYPEELLTPLERQKMLTTIHKNFNDISSKMSAGTTVNMDDFSQSFSKVVKEILEKVAANNEAISLLTNVISFDSSIFQHSLNVSVLSLALGKKLKLNMYELYELGLGALLHDIGKLGIPADILNKTDSLSDDEYDIMKTHTIIGFDMIRKCGTLPLLAAHCAYQHHEKGDGSGYPRQLTANEIHLYAKIISIADVFDAVTSNRVYRKALLPHEGLELLFSGANSVFDQQLVELFAKTVVIYPIGLEVQLSDGRIGIVAKTHAQLPSRPVVRIVTETTQYDLDLSKELGVTISACVQPLIG encoded by the coding sequence ATGAAATTGATGCCTTTAGATAAAATAACGCATGAGGCCCGTCTTGCTGAGCCTATTTATAATGAAGAAGGAAAAACATTATTAAATCGGGGTATGCTATTATCTGAAAATGTTGTGGAACGTTTAAAAGAAAAAGGCGTCACATTTGTGTATATTGAGGATGAAGTAACTGCTGATCTTTATCCGGAAGAATTACTCACGCCACTTGAACGTCAAAAAATGCTGACTACCATTCATAAAAATTTCAATGATATTTCTAGTAAAATGTCAGCGGGTACAACCGTTAATATGGATGACTTTTCCCAGTCTTTTTCAAAAGTCGTTAAAGAAATCTTAGAAAAAGTAGCGGCTAATAATGAAGCCATTTCACTATTAACTAATGTTATCTCGTTTGATTCTTCGATTTTTCAGCATTCATTAAATGTTTCAGTTCTCTCACTTGCATTAGGAAAAAAACTTAAGCTTAATATGTATGAACTGTATGAGCTTGGGTTAGGGGCATTATTACATGATATAGGAAAGCTTGGTATTCCAGCTGACATCTTAAATAAAACGGATTCATTAAGTGATGATGAATATGACATTATGAAAACTCATACGATAATAGGCTTTGATATGATACGTAAATGCGGCACATTACCATTATTAGCAGCTCATTGTGCGTATCAGCATCATGAAAAAGGGGATGGGAGTGGTTATCCTCGACAATTAACTGCAAATGAGATCCATTTGTATGCTAAAATAATTAGTATTGCAGACGTCTTTGATGCAGTCACATCAAATCGTGTTTATCGTAAAGCTCTCTTACCTCATGAAGGTCTAGAATTACTTTTTAGCGGGGCTAACAGCGTATTTGATCAACAATTAGTAGAATTATTTGCTAAAACAGTGGTGATTTATCCAATTGGACTAGAAGTGCAGTTAAGTGATGGACGGATTGGGATAGTCGCTAAAACACATGCGCAATTACCATCACGTCCTGTTGTGCGCATTGTGACTGAGACCACGCAATATGACCTTGACTTGTCAAAGGAATTAGGGGTGACGATCTCTGCCTGTGTGCAGCCACTTATAGGTTAA
- a CDS encoding bifunctional metallophosphatase/5'-nucleotidase — protein sequence MTNEKVRILHTNDLHSQLDNWPAVTKLLKEKKQHALSHNEHVLLFDIGDHCDKVHPMTEALAGKGNVELLNNMEYDGVTIGNNEGITLSKEQLDHLYDEAEFPVILSNLIHEDGSYPEWTVPHKVFTLPSGVSIGVTGVTVSFPLFYKTLGWRVTDPFAALKRTVARLSGKVDAIICLSHLGLKEDEKLANEVFGIDVILGAHTHHVLERGKKVNNTWINQAGRSGTYIGDVQLSFKECNKGAFSLSINHVQSIKVNLNERDEETEKLLSNLAKQADNILKEPVTHLAEPLEVQWYQHSDFPKLLAETLREWCHADLAMVNSGVLLKSLEVGPVTLGDLHECCPHPINPANVVISGENLINILHAAQEESMIHFALKGFGFRGKVLGYMMFDNLKIAKDAPALNEKSIFIGNKPLQRDCNYTLATVDMFTLGQLYPAISTSTKIDYFMPEFLRDLLAWKLRTFKTPSR from the coding sequence TTGACCAACGAGAAAGTAAGAATATTACATACAAATGACCTACACAGTCAATTGGATAACTGGCCTGCTGTTACTAAATTGTTAAAAGAAAAAAAACAACATGCTTTAAGTCATAATGAACACGTCCTGTTGTTTGATATTGGTGATCACTGTGATAAAGTTCATCCCATGACTGAAGCTTTAGCTGGAAAAGGAAATGTGGAGCTTTTAAATAATATGGAATATGACGGTGTGACGATCGGGAATAACGAAGGGATCACCTTATCCAAAGAGCAATTAGATCATTTATATGATGAAGCTGAATTTCCTGTTATTTTAAGTAATTTAATCCATGAAGACGGTAGCTATCCAGAGTGGACTGTCCCACATAAAGTTTTCACCTTACCGTCAGGTGTTTCTATCGGCGTAACAGGCGTGACGGTTTCTTTTCCACTGTTTTATAAAACACTTGGCTGGCGGGTGACTGATCCATTTGCTGCGTTGAAACGTACAGTTGCGAGGTTGAGCGGGAAGGTAGACGCGATTATATGTTTATCCCACTTAGGTCTAAAAGAAGATGAAAAGCTGGCGAATGAAGTTTTTGGGATTGATGTCATACTAGGGGCGCATACACATCATGTTTTGGAAAGAGGAAAGAAAGTAAATAATACGTGGATTAATCAGGCAGGACGATCAGGTACCTATATTGGAGACGTTCAATTATCGTTTAAAGAATGTAACAAAGGAGCGTTTAGTCTTTCTATAAATCATGTTCAATCTATAAAGGTAAATTTGAACGAGCGTGATGAAGAAACAGAAAAGCTTCTTTCAAATTTAGCGAAACAAGCCGATAATATCCTTAAGGAACCTGTGACACATTTAGCAGAACCATTGGAAGTTCAATGGTACCAACATAGTGACTTTCCGAAACTACTGGCAGAAACATTGAGAGAATGGTGTCACGCCGACTTGGCTATGGTTAACTCAGGAGTGTTATTAAAGAGTCTAGAAGTTGGTCCAGTCACGTTAGGAGATCTACATGAGTGCTGTCCGCATCCAATTAACCCTGCAAATGTGGTGATATCAGGGGAGAATTTAATTAACATTTTGCACGCGGCACAAGAAGAGAGCATGATACACTTTGCGTTAAAAGGTTTTGGTTTTAGAGGTAAAGTGTTAGGATACATGATGTTTGACAACTTAAAAATAGCCAAAGATGCGCCAGCTCTTAATGAAAAGAGTATTTTCATTGGAAATAAGCCATTACAAAGAGACTGCAACTATACACTTGCCACAGTTGATATGTTTACATTAGGGCAGCTATACCCTGCTATCAGCACGTCGACTAAAATAGATTACTTTATGCCGGAGTTTTTAAGGGATCTACTCGCTTGGAAACTAAGAACCTTTAAGACGCCCTCCCGTTAA
- a CDS encoding sulfite exporter TauE/SafE family protein, translating to MEWFILAFMGLGAAVIGSIMGLGGGIIIVPALMFLSEYSEILNGITPQVAVGTSLLVMIFTGLSSTLAYLKQKKVDVQSGLIFFIGSGPGALFGVWLNKGMNVDVFLIAFGSFIVIVSFILMVRRYVKPIKMTKGGIKRSYQNLDGKTIMYGYHPLIAIIIAYFVGMFSGLFGIGGGSLMVPAMILLFAFPPHLAVATSMFLVFLSSIVSSISHISLGNVDWYYAIALIPGAWAGGQIGAVINRRLTSDAVVLMLRIFLIIIGVRLMYQGLSSL from the coding sequence ATGGAATGGTTTATATTGGCATTTATGGGGCTTGGTGCGGCCGTAATAGGGAGTATCATGGGTCTTGGCGGGGGAATTATTATTGTTCCAGCTCTGATGTTTTTAAGTGAATATTCGGAAATTTTAAACGGAATTACACCTCAAGTAGCTGTAGGAACATCGCTTTTAGTAATGATTTTTACTGGACTATCATCAACGCTTGCCTATTTAAAACAAAAGAAAGTCGATGTTCAAAGCGGGCTTATTTTTTTTATTGGAAGTGGACCAGGAGCGTTATTTGGCGTGTGGCTTAATAAAGGGATGAACGTAGATGTGTTTTTAATTGCCTTTGGGTCGTTTATTGTCATTGTCTCTTTTATATTAATGGTGAGACGGTATGTCAAGCCGATTAAAATGACAAAGGGAGGTATTAAACGAAGCTACCAAAATCTTGACGGGAAGACGATTATGTATGGTTATCATCCTTTAATTGCAATTATCATCGCTTATTTTGTAGGCATGTTTTCCGGTTTGTTTGGAATAGGTGGTGGTTCGCTCATGGTTCCTGCTATGATTTTACTCTTTGCTTTTCCTCCACACTTAGCTGTTGCTACCTCCATGTTTCTCGTTTTTTTGTCGTCTATAGTCAGCTCAATTTCCCATATAAGTTTAGGGAATGTTGATTGGTATTATGCGATCGCACTTATTCCTGGTGCATGGGCAGGAGGCCAAATTGGAGCTGTAATCAATAGGCGTTTGACAAGTGATGCCGTTGTCCTCATGCTTCGTATTTTTCTCATTATTATTGGTGTGCGTTTAATGTATCAAGGTCTATCAAGCTTGTAA
- a CDS encoding DUF72 domain-containing protein, which produces MSQINIGLSGWGDHHTLYEGLTSVAKKLEAYAGYFPIVELDSSFYAIPPERNIMKWLNETPPTFQFIVKAYQGMTGHQRGDIPFDTKEEMFTAFNTAIKPLKEAGKLAGVLCQFPPWFDCQRKHVDYLRIVRQQLSEFDAILEFRHQSWYEGAMKEKTLDYMKEDNWIHSICDEPQAGERSIPFVPETTHDKKAFVRFHGRNVAAWTKPVKGQEWRDVRYLYDYSHHELAELAEQIKKIAASVPNTYVIFNNNSGGHAAGNAQSFIKELSISYKGLAPKQLNLFDE; this is translated from the coding sequence ATGAGTCAGATTAACATCGGTCTTAGTGGTTGGGGAGATCACCATACGCTTTATGAGGGACTCACATCAGTTGCTAAAAAGCTTGAAGCTTATGCAGGGTATTTCCCTATCGTAGAGTTGGATTCATCGTTTTATGCAATTCCGCCTGAGAGAAATATCATGAAATGGCTAAACGAGACGCCACCAACGTTTCAATTTATTGTAAAAGCTTATCAAGGGATGACGGGGCATCAGCGTGGAGATATTCCCTTTGATACAAAGGAAGAGATGTTTACTGCATTTAACACGGCCATAAAACCATTAAAAGAAGCAGGTAAATTAGCAGGGGTCCTTTGTCAATTTCCACCCTGGTTTGACTGTCAACGTAAACATGTGGATTATTTACGGATCGTCCGCCAGCAATTAAGTGAATTTGATGCCATTCTAGAATTTAGACATCAATCTTGGTATGAAGGAGCAATGAAAGAAAAAACGCTTGACTATATGAAAGAAGATAACTGGATACATAGTATATGTGATGAACCTCAAGCAGGTGAACGATCGATTCCTTTCGTTCCGGAAACTACCCATGACAAGAAGGCGTTTGTGAGATTCCATGGACGAAATGTCGCGGCATGGACGAAGCCGGTGAAAGGTCAAGAGTGGCGAGATGTTCGCTATCTATACGATTATTCTCATCATGAATTAGCCGAATTAGCTGAACAAATTAAAAAGATTGCTGCTTCAGTCCCTAATACATATGTGATTTTTAACAATAATTCAGGTGGACACGCCGCAGGGAATGCCCAATCTTTTATCAAGGAGCTTAGCATCTCGTATAAGGGGCTCGCACCGAAGCAATTAAACTTATTTGATGAATAA
- a CDS encoding DNA-binding protein has translation MDGFALGMFLLAIGFSLMGYFIGKGLQNFSRPDKGHNYNHLIKESDLKFYLNLSQEEVEELLHKYPNPPKVELKGTTYYLYNQLMDWLSSNDLSTKYDYENEKVD, from the coding sequence ATGGATGGATTTGCTCTTGGAATGTTCTTATTAGCTATTGGTTTTAGTCTTATGGGTTATTTTATAGGGAAGGGTTTACAAAATTTTAGCCGTCCAGATAAAGGACACAATTATAATCACTTAATAAAAGAAAGCGATCTAAAATTTTATCTTAATTTAAGTCAAGAAGAAGTAGAAGAGTTACTACATAAATACCCTAATCCACCTAAGGTTGAGCTGAAAGGGACGACTTATTATTTGTATAACCAATTGATGGATTGGTTGTCGTCAAATGACCTCTCTACTAAATATGACTATGAGAACGAAAAGGTTGATTAA
- a CDS encoding RtcB family protein yields the protein MYKEIKGVKVWGNPLESAVDQAVTCSQHGNVEQVLLMADHHKGYSQPVGGVVVYRNQISPSGVGYDIACGNKAVKTNVKYEDIREQLSGIMDEIAQSISFGVGRSNREKVDHALFDDPNWDVYKEIGKQEHDKLKALAKKQLGTVGSGNHFVDLFVEEATDDVWVANHFGSRGFGHKTASGFMNLAKGAQFSDKVKGERMEDAPTLLDLDSDIGDMYYRAMQLAGKYAYAGRDYAIQKVLDILQAEALFSVHNHHNYAWKETHNDKEYVIVRKGATPSAPNQWGFVGGSMGDNSVIIRGVDSEENRDAFYSTVHGAGRIMSRTEAAGKMNWKTRTRSGGKVTSEQMKQAIKEFGVELRGGGTDESPFVYKKLADVLDAHKQTVSIEHVLKPIGVCMAGEGEFDPYKD from the coding sequence GTGTACAAGGAAATAAAGGGCGTTAAAGTGTGGGGAAATCCACTAGAGAGTGCTGTTGACCAAGCAGTGACATGCTCTCAGCATGGGAATGTAGAACAAGTGCTTTTGATGGCTGATCATCATAAAGGCTATAGTCAACCGGTTGGCGGAGTTGTGGTCTACCGAAATCAAATCTCACCTTCAGGGGTTGGATATGATATTGCGTGTGGGAATAAAGCCGTAAAAACAAATGTGAAATATGAAGATATAAGAGAGCAGCTATCTGGGATTATGGATGAAATAGCACAGTCCATATCTTTCGGTGTAGGTAGAAGTAATCGTGAGAAAGTAGATCACGCGCTTTTTGATGATCCCAATTGGGACGTCTATAAAGAAATAGGCAAGCAAGAGCATGACAAATTAAAAGCGCTGGCGAAAAAACAGCTAGGCACGGTAGGCAGTGGTAACCATTTTGTTGACCTTTTTGTTGAGGAAGCAACAGATGACGTTTGGGTGGCAAACCATTTCGGGAGTAGGGGATTCGGTCATAAAACGGCGAGTGGGTTTATGAATTTGGCCAAAGGAGCCCAGTTTTCCGATAAAGTTAAAGGGGAGCGGATGGAAGACGCGCCTACACTATTAGATTTAGATTCAGACATTGGCGATATGTACTACCGCGCGATGCAGCTAGCAGGTAAATATGCTTATGCTGGTCGAGATTATGCCATTCAAAAAGTGTTAGACATTTTGCAGGCAGAAGCTCTGTTTTCTGTACACAATCATCATAACTACGCGTGGAAGGAAACGCACAATGACAAAGAATATGTCATCGTTCGTAAAGGAGCAACGCCATCAGCACCAAACCAATGGGGATTTGTAGGCGGAAGCATGGGTGACAATTCCGTCATCATTCGCGGGGTAGATAGTGAAGAAAATCGAGATGCTTTTTACAGTACTGTTCACGGAGCTGGACGAATCATGAGCCGAACAGAGGCAGCTGGGAAAATGAACTGGAAAACACGAACGAGAAGTGGTGGAAAAGTAACATCGGAACAGATGAAGCAAGCGATTAAAGAGTTTGGTGTTGAATTGCGCGGAGGCGGTACGGATGAAAGCCCGTTTGTTTATAAAAAATTAGCAGATGTTCTAGATGCGCACAAACAGACAGTCAGCATCGAACATGTGTTAAAGCCAATTGGCGTGTGTATGGCAGGTGAAGGGGAATTTGATCCATATAAAGATTAA
- a CDS encoding class I SAM-dependent methyltransferase — protein sequence MLGYYNKLSSEVYDMDKYIGCSFGDVEFYSDRLASCTGDILEPGVGTGRILIPLLERGLKVDGFDVSQEMLKICRNNCEERGLNAKLFEGHMASFSIDTKYEAIVVPTGTFLLLHKREDSIKALKIFYNHLTNGGRLILDISLQTDLSVDKVSTRTWESRNGDIITLETKVVEVDYINQYTISHNRYEKWANSELMQTELERFPLRWFGIEEFKMLLENMGFEDIVISADYKYDQYPTDSSEMITFEATVNKE from the coding sequence TTGTTAGGTTATTATAATAAGCTTTCATCAGAAGTATATGATATGGACAAATATATTGGGTGTTCATTTGGGGATGTGGAATTTTATAGCGATAGATTGGCTTCTTGTACGGGTGACATTCTTGAACCAGGAGTTGGAACTGGTCGAATTCTCATTCCGCTTTTAGAAAGAGGCTTGAAAGTTGATGGCTTTGATGTTTCACAAGAGATGTTAAAAATATGCCGTAATAACTGTGAAGAAAGAGGGCTTAATGCCAAATTATTTGAAGGGCATATGGCGTCATTTTCAATAGACACAAAATATGAAGCTATTGTCGTGCCAACTGGTACATTCTTATTGTTACATAAGAGAGAAGATTCTATTAAAGCACTAAAAATTTTTTATAACCATCTTACAAATGGCGGTAGGCTTATTTTGGATATTTCTTTACAAACTGATTTATCCGTTGATAAAGTATCAACAAGAACTTGGGAATCAAGGAATGGTGATATTATTACATTGGAAACTAAAGTAGTTGAGGTTGACTATATTAACCAATATACAATATCCCATAATCGCTATGAAAAATGGGCTAATAGCGAACTAATGCAAACAGAATTAGAACGGTTTCCACTTAGGTGGTTTGGAATTGAAGAGTTTAAAATGCTTCTTGAAAATATGGGGTTTGAAGATATCGTAATTTCAGCAGATTACAAGTACGACCAATATCCAACTGATTCAAGTGAAATGATTACATTTGAAGCTACTGTAAATAAAGAGTAA
- the tsaA gene encoding tRNA (N6-threonylcarbamoyladenosine(37)-N6)-methyltransferase TrmO, producing MKKYQGTYIGYVSSPRKEMSDDHWGKVISKIVLSSNLPEESLKGLEAFSHLEIIFHMDQVKPEKIVTGVRHPRGNEEWPAVGVFAQRAKARPNGLGVSRCRLLDIKGRELTVQALDAIDGTPVLDIKPYMNEFAPIGEVKQPAWSSELMRDYYNDVEE from the coding sequence ATGAAGAAGTATCAAGGGACTTACATTGGATATGTTAGCTCTCCAAGAAAAGAAATGAGCGATGATCATTGGGGGAAAGTCATTAGTAAAATAGTGTTAAGTTCTAACCTCCCTGAGGAGTCTCTTAAAGGCTTGGAGGCTTTTTCGCATTTAGAAATCATTTTTCATATGGATCAAGTAAAACCTGAAAAGATTGTGACCGGCGTTCGACATCCTAGAGGTAATGAGGAGTGGCCAGCTGTTGGCGTATTTGCACAGAGAGCGAAGGCAAGACCAAACGGGTTAGGAGTATCGAGATGTAGACTTTTAGACATAAAAGGAAGAGAGCTAACCGTTCAAGCACTAGATGCCATAGATGGGACACCTGTGTTAGATATTAAGCCTTATATGAATGAGTTTGCACCTATAGGCGAAGTTAAGCAACCGGCATGGTCTAGTGAGTTAATGAGAGATTACTATAACGATGTAGAAGAATGA
- a CDS encoding pyridoxamine 5'-phosphate oxidase family protein has protein sequence MRIITDTGRSFDLEKFLSIPLVAHLSTMTEESPRDSPVWFYWKDKRIWIIGTASDTFPDRIRKNPKCAIGIVDFNQHTGLFLHAGFRGRATVKPFEKEMANQLLSRYLGTEIEEWDPRFKDLDESNVLICFKPETVVVRDQSYVLPERNKKDGSAKKANRLL, from the coding sequence ATGAGAATTATTACGGATACAGGTAGGAGTTTCGATTTAGAAAAATTTCTTTCTATACCATTAGTAGCTCATTTATCAACTATGACAGAAGAGTCGCCGAGAGATTCGCCTGTTTGGTTTTATTGGAAAGATAAAAGAATTTGGATAATAGGTACTGCTTCAGATACATTTCCAGATAGAATAAGAAAAAATCCCAAATGTGCTATTGGAATTGTAGATTTCAATCAGCATACCGGTCTTTTTTTACATGCCGGATTTAGAGGGAGGGCAACAGTTAAGCCTTTTGAAAAGGAAATGGCTAATCAGTTACTTTCTCGTTATTTAGGAACTGAAATCGAAGAATGGGACCCACGTTTTAAAGATTTAGATGAAAGTAATGTTTTAATATGTTTTAAACCTGAAACAGTAGTCGTGCGTGACCAATCATATGTTCTTCCTGAAAGGAATAAAAAGGATGGTAGTGCAAAAAAAGCTAACAGATTGCTTTAA
- a CDS encoding GNAT family N-acetyltransferase yields the protein MRIYAIEESGKNKIIEFFKLHWGSSEMVVSSGVYDCSALDGFTSINDDGEIIGVITYIIKGEECKIISLNSIKEGKGIGTSLVQAVESLAINRKCKLVRLITTNDNLLALKFYQKRGFILSRIINNAVGKARKIKPDIPPIGNDGIPIRDEIELMKVLNS from the coding sequence ATGAGAATATACGCAATTGAGGAGTCAGGGAAAAATAAGATAATAGAATTTTTTAAGTTACATTGGGGAAGCTCAGAGATGGTTGTTTCCAGTGGCGTCTATGATTGTAGTGCGTTAGATGGTTTTACTAGTATAAATGATGACGGTGAAATTATTGGTGTAATTACTTACATAATTAAAGGGGAAGAGTGCAAGATAATTTCATTAAATAGTATTAAAGAAGGAAAAGGAATAGGTACAAGCTTAGTTCAAGCAGTGGAAAGCCTTGCTATCAATAGAAAGTGTAAACTCGTTAGACTCATAACAACGAACGATAATTTATTAGCTTTAAAGTTTTATCAAAAACGAGGTTTTATCCTGTCTCGAATTATAAATAATGCCGTAGGGAAAGCAAGAAAGATAAAACCGGATATTCCCCCAATTGGTAATGATGGTATTCCTATCAGAGATGAAATTGAATTAATGAAGGTATTGAACTCATAA
- a CDS encoding tetratricopeptide repeat protein, with the protein MLSDFKRNLSSLNEIIYFDDNEYLREKTSDTVLLQQYIKEANELLKSPLNEEEEYFIRGTLGNLYRVNGEAPKAISHLTFCRNYAKKAKETSKEIVSLIRLGEALKYNNNHKDALNMFNLALEKCQSSNTKNYIDFVHQHKGKCLMELLRLDEAERCFLEALRIRQQRGDEKLISSTQKAIELLKKISFERM; encoded by the coding sequence ATGCTGTCAGATTTTAAGAGGAATCTATCGTCTTTAAATGAAATTATCTATTTTGACGATAATGAATATCTGCGTGAGAAGACCAGTGATACAGTTTTGTTACAACAGTATATAAAAGAAGCGAATGAGCTTTTAAAAAGTCCTTTAAATGAAGAAGAGGAGTACTTTATTAGAGGAACACTTGGTAACTTGTACAGGGTGAATGGAGAAGCGCCAAAAGCTATTTCCCATCTAACTTTTTGTCGTAATTACGCGAAAAAAGCTAAAGAAACTTCAAAAGAGATAGTCTCACTAATACGGTTAGGGGAAGCCCTGAAATATAATAACAATCATAAAGATGCACTTAACATGTTCAATCTGGCACTGGAAAAATGTCAGTCTAGTAATACAAAGAACTATATAGACTTCGTACATCAGCATAAAGGAAAATGTCTTATGGAATTGTTAAGGTTAGATGAAGCAGAAAGATGTTTTTTAGAAGCACTTAGAATAAGACAACAAAGAGGCGATGAGAAGTTAATTAGTTCAACACAAAAGGCAATAGAGTTATTGAAAAAAATTTCGTTTGAGAGAATGTAA